A window of Ruania suaedae contains these coding sequences:
- the frr gene encoding ribosome recycling factor, which produces MIDETLLEAEEKMDKAVEVAREDLGGIRTGRANAGMFSKLEVDYYGAPTPLQQLASITIPEARTVLIGPYDKSAMSAVEKALRESDLGVNPSNDGNVIRVVLPQLTEERRRDYVKLAKTKGEEARVSVRNVRRRAKEELDRIAKDGEAGEDEVNRAQVELDALTRKHTELVDALLAGKEKELLEV; this is translated from the coding sequence CAAGGCTGTCGAGGTCGCCCGCGAGGACCTCGGTGGCATCCGCACCGGCCGGGCGAACGCCGGGATGTTCAGCAAGCTCGAGGTCGACTACTACGGCGCTCCCACGCCGCTGCAGCAGCTCGCCTCGATCACCATCCCGGAGGCGCGGACCGTGCTCATCGGCCCCTACGACAAGAGCGCGATGAGCGCCGTCGAGAAGGCACTGCGCGAGTCCGACCTCGGCGTCAACCCCAGCAACGACGGCAACGTCATCCGGGTCGTGCTGCCGCAGCTGACCGAGGAGCGGCGACGTGACTACGTCAAGCTCGCCAAGACCAAGGGCGAGGAAGCGCGTGTCTCGGTGCGCAACGTGCGCCGTCGGGCGAAGGAGGAGCTGGACCGGATCGCCAAGGACGGCGAGGCCGGCGAGGACGAGGTCAACCGCGCCCAGGTCGAGCTCGACGCGCTGACCAGGAAGCACACCGAGCTGGTCGATGCCCTGCTGGCCGGCAAGGAGAAGGAACTGCTCGAGGTCTGA
- a CDS encoding phosphatidate cytidylyltransferase — MTEPENDRDLPASEPPARTRRAQRRAERSAQLEVELAAATSVRRSRRTADTGQMPLGSVALPAARAAEPEPRALLAEPGTDGTRPSRAGRNLPVAIGVGVGLAAILLLSLFLRKEVFLGLAVLACGTALWELDRALRTRDVRLPLLPLFVGTVGMLVTAYTAGIEALLVAFLLTSGGVFVWRVLDGGGVVALREATTGIFAAAYIPFLAGFLTIMLSADDGPWRVVLVIALVVANDVGGYAAGVLFGRHPMAPTVSPKKSWEGAAGSLVLAVAAGMALSVLALDLPWWAGVILGVGAVAGATMGDLAESLLKRDLGVKDMGTMLPGHGGILDRVDSILLASPVVFALLLVLAPT; from the coding sequence ATGACCGAGCCCGAGAACGACCGCGACCTGCCGGCGAGCGAACCTCCGGCACGCACCCGCCGCGCCCAGCGGCGCGCGGAGCGCTCGGCGCAGCTGGAGGTCGAGCTGGCGGCAGCCACCTCGGTCCGTCGCAGCCGGCGCACCGCCGACACCGGGCAGATGCCGCTGGGCAGCGTCGCCCTGCCGGCCGCGCGTGCCGCCGAGCCGGAACCTCGGGCGCTCCTCGCCGAACCCGGGACGGACGGCACACGCCCCTCGCGGGCCGGCCGCAACCTGCCGGTGGCGATCGGAGTCGGGGTGGGGTTGGCCGCGATCCTGCTGCTCTCGCTCTTCCTGCGCAAGGAGGTCTTCCTCGGGCTGGCGGTGCTGGCGTGCGGGACGGCGCTGTGGGAGCTCGACCGCGCCCTGCGCACCCGGGACGTGCGCCTGCCGCTGCTGCCGCTGTTCGTCGGGACCGTCGGCATGCTCGTCACCGCGTACACGGCAGGGATCGAGGCATTGCTGGTCGCGTTCCTGCTCACCTCCGGTGGTGTCTTCGTCTGGCGCGTGCTCGACGGCGGCGGCGTCGTGGCGCTGCGCGAGGCGACCACGGGCATCTTCGCGGCGGCCTACATCCCGTTCCTCGCGGGGTTCCTCACGATCATGCTCTCCGCCGACGACGGTCCGTGGCGCGTGGTGCTGGTCATCGCGCTGGTGGTTGCCAACGATGTCGGTGGCTACGCCGCGGGTGTGCTCTTCGGCCGCCATCCGATGGCACCCACGGTGAGTCCGAAGAAGTCGTGGGAGGGGGCTGCCGGATCGCTCGTGCTCGCGGTCGCCGCCGGGATGGCGCTGAGTGTGCTGGCGCTCGACCTCCCGTGGTGGGCAGGGGTGATCCTCGGCGTCGGGGCCGTCGCCGGGGCGACCATGGGCGACCTGGCCGAGTCGCTGCTCAAACGCGACCTCGGGGTGAAGGACATGGGCACGATGCTG